The region GTGTTAAATTGGACTGGGTTATAATGTTAAGTGTCACTGAGGCTTGTTCTAAACTGGGCATTTTGAAGCTAGCTAAGTCCATACATGGTTATATCGTTAGAAGGAGAGTTGACACTTGTGAGGCGTTGGATAATTCCCTTATTGAGATGTATAGTTCATGTGATGATTTGTATAGTGCTGATAGAATTTTTGTAAATATGGCCAATAAGACTTTTATTTCATGGACTTCAATGATTTACTGTTATAATCGAAGCGGTTGGTTTAAAGAAGCTTTTGAGATTTTTGTGAAGATGCTAGAGTTGAAAGTGGAGCCGAATGTGATTACCATAATGGGGGTTCTTAAATCTTGTTCTGGGTTAAGCTGGCTTAGAGAAGGGAAATTAATTCATTGTTATGCATTGAAGAAAGGTATGACATTCCAAGATGACTGTCTAGGGCCAGTGTTAATTGAATTATATGCTGGATGTGGTAAACTAGGTTATTGTGAGAAGGTTCTTCTTGCAATTGGGGAGAGAAATGTTGTGTCATGGAACACACTCTTATCGATAAATGCTAGGCAAGGGTTGTTTGAGGAAGCACTAGTATTATTTGTGCAGATGCAAAAACGAGGACTAATGCTGGATTTTTTTAGCCTGTCAAGTGCGATATCTGCTTGTGGAAATGTGGGTTCATTACAGCTTGGGCGTCAGATACATGGTTATGCCATCAAACGATGCATTTTGGGTGAGTTTGTCAAGAATGCTCTAATTGGCATGTACTCGAGGTGTGGTTTCTCAGATTCAGCATACATGatatttaatgatattaaacaaaaaagtagTGTGGCATGGAATTCTATTATTTCTGGGTTCGTTCAGAGTGGTAATTCGATAGAGGCAATTCATCTCGTTGATCAAATGTACCACAATTGTCTTAAAATAACTGATGTGGTCTTCTTAAGTGCAATTCAAGCTTGCGCAGACATGGTATGTCTTGAAAAGGGAAAATGGCTTCACCACAAACTCATTATGTATGGTGTAGAGAAGGATCTTTACATAGAAACTGCTCTAACTGATATGTATGCAAAGTGTGGAGATCTTCGAACTGCCGAAGGTGTTTTTCATAGCATGTCAGAAAAGAGTGTGGTGTCATGGAGTGCGATGATTTCTGGATATGGAATGCATGGTCGTATTGATGCTGCAATCACTTTCTTCAATCAAATGGTAGAATTGGGAATAAAACCAAATCATATTACCTTCATGAATATCCTATCAGCATGTAGTCATTCAGGATCTGTGGAACAAGGAAAGTTCTATTTTGACCTGATGAGAGATTTTGGCGTTGAACCAAACTCAGAACACTTTGCTTGTTTGGTTGACCTTCTGAGCCGTGCTGGTGATGTCAACGGAGCCTACAAAATAATCAACTCAATGCCATTTCCTGCAGATGCTAGTGTTTTGGGTAATTTACTTAATGGCTGTCGAATTCACCAGAGGATGGACATGATCCCAGGAATTGAAAAGGATCTCTTGAAGATCAGGACAAGTGATACCGGGCATTATTCCTTGTTATCTAATATCTACGCAGAAATAGGAAACTGGGCTGCTCGTGAGAACACCAGAGATATTATGGAGCGTTCAGGCTATAAGAAGGTTCCTGGGTACAGTGCAATTTAACTTGACTAAAAAGCAATGATGTGAATTTGATCTCCCTATACCTGcagtgaattttattttttccttgagaTGAAAATTCCTATGAAAGAGTATCTTTTCTGATGACCATACTTGAGAGAATATGAAAATGTTTACAATTTAATCTAGAAAAATCTCTGCACATGCGTCCTGCAATTTACTCTCCTCTTAATAGATTTctgaaatgcaaaaaaataaaataaaatcagaatcaACTTTATAATTCTCTAGTTCAAACTTTTCGTCACcgtctttttttgtcttttttacttttctgtATTTGTATTGCCTTTCTGGCAAAGTGGTGAAATCTAGGTAAAAAAAATTGCCCTGGCAGGAATTAATGTGGATCATGGTGACATCCCACCAACAATGGCCTCATTCCCTGTCCAAGTCAAATGTGGATCAATGCTGTAAAGGATGATCTCGATTTTGTGGATCATAGTAAGAAAAAACAACAGCAGCCAATGATTGACCAAGAAAACCAGCTACGTAGTAAAActgtgtatatataattttcaatctttGATTACATTCATCAAAAGAAAATCTGTTTAATTAAACTCGCAAAGCTCGTACCAAATATGTAAGGCACATCCAAGGAGACTTGACCCCTCGGTTTGGTAGTTGTGTATTTACCTTTTCTCTTATTGCTTACAGCAAAGGTAACCCATCAAAATTCTTGATGGCCATGTTTGAAGAACCGGAAGTAGTAAAATCATCACATCAATGATACAACAAGAGCACAGAAAGATTTCCTGTGAATGCACCATACGCAAGTATCCGCATTCACCATGCAGCTCCAGCTCATTGCTCGAGAGACAAGAAACTATCAACATAGATCTCATCGTCAAGCATTTCCCCAATGACCATCTTCAATCATCTTTAAGATGGCAAAGCTCTATTTATTTCAGTGCAATTCCATGTACATCATGGCATCGATGCATGGCCCATGCAAGGGAAGCAACTGTAGAAAAGGAGAAGTGGTCACCATCCATCTCCATCAGGCTACAATCAGAAGTTTTCATCAATCCTCTCTGTTTCATCAACTCCCGTACCTGCTTAACCTGATTCCATCTTCCATCCGAAGCATACAGATTGCACATTAGCACAATGTAACAAGCTTCACCAGTTTGGAGCTCTAGCATCCTCTTGATTGCTACCTCTCCAAGATCAAACCTTGAATGTAGTCCACATCCATGAGGAAATGCTCCAAACAAACTAGCATCTGGTTGAACTGGCATTTTCTGAATGAAGCCCAAGGCTTCCTCAGGCCTGCCAGCACGAGCTACAGGTCAACCAAGCATGTATAATGCTTCATTGTAAGCACTTGTAATCCTGACATGTCCTGAAAAGCCGCCACCCTTCCCCAACCGTCCCTGTATGGCTACATGCCTATAAGATGGATGTGAAGATCTCTTCATTGGGTTTCAACTCTGCCTTCAACATATCACCGAAAATTGAAATGGATCCACGACCATCCCCCTGAATTTCGTAGTCACAAATCGTCGCACTCCATGTGACAGTGCTTCTCTTGCCCATATCGTCAAAAATAATACGAGCAGATTCAACATTCCCACAGTTGGCATAAAAGGTCAAAAGTGCAGTGCCAGCATAAACATGAGAGGATAATAGACCCCTCTTTACTGTGTAAGCATGAAAAGCAGAACCGACTTGGAGAGCACTAAGGGAAGCACAAGCTGACAAGACACTAACTAGCGTGACTGCATCAGGTAAGACAGATCCCGTCCTCATTTGGCGAAACAGTTCAAGGGCTTTGTATGCAGAACCATTCTGATAAAGCCCGGAAATAATGGAATTCCAGACAACCAATTCCTATCTGAAACTGTCTCAAATATAAAACGAGCATATCAATTAATTTGGCATTTGGCATAAGAATCCATCAAAGAGTTTGTGACAATAGGCTCCCGTGACCCAAGCTTTTAATACTCAGACCATGAACTGACTGAACATGCTGAAAACACACTTGCAACGGTAACGTCATTAGGCAAGACACCGGCGCATTCCTTGTGCATGAACAACTTCAAAGCCTCCTCGGAACAGCCTTTCTGGGTGCGCCCGAAGATCATAGCTGTCCACGAGATGAGATCAATATCACACAGCTCATCAAATACAGACCTCGCATCTCTAATGATTCCACACTTTGCATACACGTCTAGAAGGGTTGTCACCAAGTAAGAACCAAGttcaaaaacacatttaatCAAGTATCCATGAAGCCACTTCCCTTGATGCAAAGCTCCTAACTTTTTACATGCAGTAACTAAGCTCCATAGTGTAATTGGATTTGCTTCAATCAACTCCTCTCTCAttctattaaataaaactaaccCTTCTTGAGCACAATTGTTCCGTACATAGCCAGCAACCATGAAGCTCCAAGTAACCCATATCTATCAAGATTTCCATCAAACACGGCACAAGAACAGTCGATGTCTCCACACTTGGCATACATGTCAACAAGACCAGTCGACACAGAACTATCAGGATTCCCTAACTTGACAATTTGATAGTGTACTTTCCTTACAGGCCTTTTAAACAtgggaaaaaacaaaatcatgacAATCTTTTAAGCACATTCTCATGCGATTATAGAACCTAATAATCTCTCAAAACACATTGTTCAAAAATACCATCTGATCATCGCTTTCCATGAAGAAAACCCGGGTCAGGTATTGAGTCAAACAATAAGCGTGC is a window of Populus nigra chromosome 10, ddPopNigr1.1, whole genome shotgun sequence DNA encoding:
- the LOC133704840 gene encoding putative pentatricopeptide repeat-containing protein At1g69350, mitochondrial; translation: MTRYMPLFRSCKTLRQLNQLHAHLVVTNLSNTAQASTKLIESYAQMGSIKSSTLVFETNQNPDSFMWGVLIKCHVWSHGFEEAILLYNKMLCNEAQITNFVFPSVLRACAGFGDMFIGAKVHGRIIKCGFDNDPFIETSLLGLYGELGCLTDARKVFDDIPVRDLVSWSSIISSYVDKGEANEALEMFRLLVNERVKLDWVIMLSVTEACSKLGILKLAKSIHGYIVRRRVDTCEALDNSLIEMYSSCDDLYSADRIFVNMANKTFISWTSMIYCYNRSGWFKEAFEIFVKMLELKVEPNVITIMGVLKSCSGLSWLREGKLIHCYALKKGMTFQDDCLGPVLIELYAGCGKLGYCEKVLLAIGERNVVSWNTLLSINARQGLFEEALVLFVQMQKRGLMLDFFSLSSAISACGNVGSLQLGRQIHGYAIKRCILGEFVKNALIGMYSRCGFSDSAYMIFNDIKQKSSVAWNSIISGFVQSGNSIEAIHLVDQMYHNCLKITDVVFLSAIQACADMVCLEKGKWLHHKLIMYGVEKDLYIETALTDMYAKCGDLRTAEGVFHSMSEKSVVSWSAMISGYGMHGRIDAAITFFNQMVELGIKPNHITFMNILSACSHSGSVEQGKFYFDLMRDFGVEPNSEHFACLVDLLSRAGDVNGAYKIINSMPFPADASVLGNLLNGCRIHQRMDMIPGIEKDLLKIRTSDTGHYSLLSNIYAEIGNWAARENTRDIMERSGYKKVPGYSAI